The Petrotoga olearia DSM 13574 genome includes a region encoding these proteins:
- a CDS encoding iron-containing alcohol dehydrogenase, with protein sequence MLNFEFVSPTRIIFGKKAEEKVGLEVKKYSNKILFHYGQGSIKKTGLYDRVVKSLKNAEVELVELGGVQPNPRLSLVRKGIEICKKENINFILAVGGGSVIDSAKAIAAGMKYDGDVWELYEGKGALKEALPVGVILTIPAAGSEASMGSVITNEEGWYKRAINYDVLRPVFAIMNPELTYTLPPFQTAVGTVDMLTHVMERYFTNTQHVELTDRLSEATMRTIIHNAPLAIKDPYNYDVRAEIMWAGTVAHNGLLGTGREEDWATHDIEHEVSGIYDVAHGAGLAVLFPAWMKYVYRHDLNRFARYAVNVWNVEADFFNLEKTALEGINRLEKYYKEDLKLPITLKELKVPDDRFEEMAEKATERGPLGNFVKLYKEDVLNILKLAR encoded by the coding sequence ATGTTAAATTTTGAATTTGTAAGTCCTACACGAATAATCTTCGGGAAAAAAGCCGAAGAAAAAGTTGGCTTAGAGGTAAAAAAGTATTCCAATAAGATTTTATTTCACTATGGGCAAGGAAGTATTAAAAAAACAGGTTTGTATGATAGAGTGGTAAAATCTTTAAAAAATGCAGAGGTTGAGCTTGTTGAATTGGGTGGTGTTCAACCGAATCCCAGATTAAGTTTGGTAAGAAAGGGTATTGAAATATGTAAAAAAGAAAATATTAATTTTATACTTGCTGTGGGTGGAGGAAGTGTAATAGATTCCGCAAAGGCTATAGCAGCAGGAATGAAGTATGATGGAGATGTATGGGAATTGTACGAAGGGAAAGGGGCTTTGAAAGAAGCGCTTCCCGTTGGTGTCATTCTAACCATACCTGCTGCTGGTAGCGAAGCTAGTATGGGATCGGTTATTACAAATGAAGAAGGATGGTATAAAAGAGCAATAAATTACGATGTTTTAAGACCAGTTTTTGCAATAATGAATCCTGAACTAACTTATACCCTACCACCTTTTCAAACAGCTGTTGGAACGGTGGATATGTTAACCCATGTAATGGAAAGGTACTTCACCAATACCCAACATGTTGAATTAACCGATAGGTTGAGCGAAGCCACTATGAGAACTATAATTCACAACGCACCTTTAGCCATTAAAGACCCTTACAATTACGACGTAAGAGCTGAAATTATGTGGGCTGGTACCGTTGCACATAACGGTTTGTTAGGAACCGGAAGGGAAGAAGACTGGGCAACTCATGATATAGAACATGAAGTGAGTGGCATTTACGACGTTGCCCACGGAGCGGGTTTGGCTGTTTTATTCCCTGCTTGGATGAAATATGTTTATAGGCACGACTTAAACAGATTTGCAAGGTATGCTGTAAATGTTTGGAACGTCGAAGCTGATTTCTTCAACTTAGAAAAAACCGCTTTAGAGGGGATTAATAGGCTTGAGAAATATTACAAAGAGGATTTAAAATTACCGATAACTTTGAAGGAATTGAAAGTTCCCGATGACAGATTCGAAGAAATGGCAGAAAAGGCAACGGAAAGAGGACCTTTGGGTAATTTTGTGAAACTTTACAAGGAAGATGTTCTAAATATCTTAAAATTAGCTAGGTAA
- the hisG gene encoding ATP phosphoribosyltransferase, with product MSTALPSGRLLKDSKDFLKKIGINVKEPANRELISYENGYTFYFPRALDVPVYVENGVDIGICGSDVALERSNEVYIPLELPFGKCRMSIILPENRETSFQEMEGYKIATKYPEIAKNFFYEKGLKVKILKLNGAVELAAKTGIADAIVDIVDTGNTIKANNLKEAYKIMDISAVLLVNRITQKTKFDFINDLINKAKKYKNEENVN from the coding sequence ATATCAACAGCATTGCCATCAGGAAGATTACTGAAAGACAGTAAAGACTTTCTAAAAAAGATAGGTATTAATGTTAAAGAACCTGCCAACAGAGAACTTATATCTTATGAAAATGGTTATACCTTTTATTTTCCCAGAGCTTTAGATGTACCTGTATACGTAGAAAATGGGGTAGATATTGGGATATGTGGCAGTGATGTTGCCCTTGAAAGGAGCAACGAAGTTTATATACCATTAGAATTACCTTTTGGTAAATGTAGAATGAGTATCATTTTACCCGAAAACAGAGAAACTTCTTTTCAAGAGATGGAAGGATACAAAATAGCAACCAAATATCCCGAGATAGCGAAAAACTTTTTTTATGAAAAAGGTTTAAAAGTTAAAATACTCAAATTAAATGGAGCTGTAGAATTGGCAGCAAAAACCGGCATAGCTGATGCCATAGTAGATATTGTTGATACGGGCAACACTATAAAAGCAAACAATTTAAAAGAGGCATATAAGATCATGGATATTTCTGCAGTTCTCTTGGTAAATCGGATAACCCAAAAAACAAAGTTCGATTTTATAAACGATTTAATAAATAAAGCAAAGAAATATAAAAACGAGGAAAATGTGAATTAA
- the hisC gene encoding histidinol-phosphate transaminase, producing MKFNPILESFEEYKPSNTNINEGFIDLSKNENPFDLSLDLKKIFFQKIKETNINRYPELTADSIRDKIATFLNSYFSKYNIDLNMNNIVVGNGSDEMISYLVKIFSGNNVIVCPPTFEMYEFYSALNGFSVKKIPLNSDYEIKDLDKSIDDQTSMIFICSPNNPTGNLQPQKEILKALKTGVPVIVDEAYADFSKTSMLQYLKDYPNFILLKTFSKAFGLAGIRAGILIANEEVVKQIMKIKSPYSFNVLTEKMVDTIIENYHLILEKIDYIIEERNKLSKELGRVALKSDANFILLDFDKIEGLTAKAVYNYFLEKKILLRRYTGTLENKIRVTVGTKEENQKFLSLFKELTKNFDKQITTCEH from the coding sequence TTGAAATTCAACCCAATTTTAGAAAGTTTTGAAGAGTACAAACCTTCTAATACTAATATCAATGAAGGATTCATAGATCTCAGCAAGAACGAAAATCCCTTCGATCTTTCCTTAGATCTTAAAAAAATCTTTTTCCAAAAGATAAAAGAAACAAACATAAATAGGTATCCCGAATTAACTGCTGATAGCATAAGAGATAAAATAGCGACTTTTTTAAACTCATATTTTTCAAAATATAATATAGATCTTAACATGAACAACATAGTTGTAGGAAATGGCAGTGATGAAATGATATCTTACTTGGTTAAAATCTTTTCTGGAAACAATGTAATAGTTTGCCCACCTACATTTGAAATGTACGAATTTTATTCTGCACTCAATGGATTTTCAGTAAAAAAAATTCCTTTGAATAGCGATTACGAAATAAAAGACCTGGATAAATCCATAGATGATCAAACAAGTATGATATTTATCTGCTCGCCAAACAATCCTACAGGAAACTTGCAACCCCAAAAAGAGATCTTAAAAGCTTTAAAAACAGGAGTCCCTGTAATTGTTGACGAAGCATATGCAGATTTTTCAAAAACAAGCATGTTACAATATTTAAAAGACTACCCAAATTTTATACTATTAAAAACATTTTCCAAAGCGTTTGGATTGGCAGGTATTAGGGCAGGTATCTTAATAGCTAATGAAGAAGTAGTTAAACAAATAATGAAAATAAAATCCCCCTATAGTTTTAACGTATTAACCGAAAAGATGGTAGATACCATAATAGAAAATTACCATCTTATTTTAGAGAAAATTGATTACATCATCGAAGAAAGAAATAAGCTTTCAAAAGAGCTTGGACGAGTCGCCTTAAAAAGTGATGCTAATTTTATACTATTGGATTTTGATAAAATAGAAGGCTTAACTGCCAAAGCTGTTTACAACTACTTTTTAGAAAAAAAAATACTTTTGAGAAGATACACCGGCACTTTAGAAAATAAAATTCGAGTAACCGTTGGAACCAAAGAAGAAAACCAAAAATTTCTATCGCTTTTTAAAGAATTAACCAAAAATTTTGATAAACAGATTACGACTTGTGAACATTGA
- the hisB gene encoding imidazoleglycerol-phosphate dehydratase HisB, whose translation MRRKTNETDIEINYSTELFVDTGDLVLNHLLKTLFYYMEKNVIIKAKFDLSHHLWEDMGITIGQFLRNEVEGKNIKRFGTAILPMDDALIVVSVDISRSYANIDINIKDTEKGFELGNFKELVLGLSRYLQSTIHIKQINGENAHHIIEASFKALGSALKTALEVSDKHESTNKVYKL comes from the coding sequence ATGAGAAGAAAAACTAACGAAACGGACATAGAAATCAATTACTCTACGGAATTATTTGTTGATACTGGAGATCTTGTTCTAAACCATTTATTGAAAACCCTGTTTTACTACATGGAAAAAAATGTAATCATCAAGGCAAAGTTCGATCTAAGTCACCATTTATGGGAAGATATGGGAATAACTATTGGCCAATTTTTAAGAAATGAAGTGGAAGGTAAAAACATAAAAAGGTTCGGAACCGCCATCTTACCAATGGACGACGCCCTTATAGTCGTTTCTGTTGATATTTCAAGATCCTATGCAAACATAGATATCAACATCAAAGATACTGAAAAAGGTTTTGAATTAGGCAATTTCAAAGAATTAGTTCTAGGGTTATCAAGGTATTTACAATCAACTATCCATATTAAGCAAATAAACGGTGAAAACGCTCATCATATAATTGAAGCTTCTTTCAAGGCTTTGGGAAGTGCTTTAAAAACTGCCCTTGAAGTAAGTGACAAACATGAAAGTACAAACAAGGTTTACAAATTATAG
- the hisF gene encoding imidazole glycerol phosphate synthase subunit HisF, with protein MLTKRIVAALDIKEGRVVKGVQFENIQDAGDPVQLAKKYEKDGVDEIVFLDITASKEKRNILKNLVEEIAKELFIPFTVGGGLKTVEQMVEIIKCGADKVFINTAAVENPNLIKESSKIIGSSNVVVAIDAKKDAESGKYYVYTHGGSKKTDLDAVEWARKCQDLGAGELLVTSMNTDGVKKGYDLNLTKQIVDAVEIPVIASGGAGEVGNFIDVFQIGADAALAASIFHFGIYSAGDLKIQLKKVGINVRL; from the coding sequence ATGTTGACAAAAAGAATAGTGGCAGCCTTGGATATAAAAGAAGGAAGAGTTGTAAAGGGTGTACAATTTGAGAACATACAGGACGCGGGAGATCCAGTGCAACTTGCCAAAAAATATGAAAAAGATGGGGTTGATGAGATCGTATTCTTAGATATAACGGCCTCTAAAGAAAAACGTAATATACTCAAAAATCTTGTTGAGGAGATTGCCAAAGAACTCTTCATTCCTTTCACCGTAGGTGGTGGATTGAAAACAGTTGAACAAATGGTAGAAATAATAAAATGTGGAGCTGATAAAGTGTTTATAAATACAGCAGCTGTTGAAAATCCAAATTTAATTAAAGAAAGTTCAAAAATAATAGGGAGCTCCAACGTAGTAGTTGCGATAGATGCAAAAAAAGACGCTGAAAGCGGAAAATACTATGTCTACACACATGGAGGAAGTAAAAAAACGGATTTAGACGCTGTTGAGTGGGCTAGAAAGTGTCAAGACTTGGGAGCAGGCGAACTATTGGTTACTTCTATGAACACCGATGGTGTAAAAAAGGGGTATGACTTGAATCTAACCAAACAAATAGTTGACGCTGTAGAAATCCCTGTTATCGCATCAGGTGGGGCAGGAGAAGTTGGAAATTTTATCGATGTTTTTCAAATAGGTGCTGATGCTGCTCTTGCTGCTTCCATATTCCATTTTGGTATCTACAGTGCAGGGGATCTTAAAATTCAATTGAAGAAGGTGGGAATAAATGTTAGATTATAA
- a CDS encoding ATP phosphoribosyltransferase regulatory subunit → MKKDIFAESQKLSNIVSKIRSVLIKHDFYELFPPSITNYSENLIKGLKFADGKNFYLLKPDVTSWLIDMDKVEEKEKVFYISEVLDENLSGVWQFGFEILNGEEIQIEEEILRLTIEILSFLGIKNFFIDVSSIRSWERILNTVPQYRDRILRAVELRNFEIIENLPLDEEIKVSIATLFNYRGKETNIPKLNTIIKNLNDPRLYIDLGTIKYMNYYEDVVFEIYSPDNGYLLGNGGQYKINGKYSCGIALNLDIIGEMMR, encoded by the coding sequence ATGAAAAAAGATATCTTTGCAGAATCTCAGAAATTATCAAATATTGTAAGCAAAATCAGAAGTGTACTAATTAAACACGATTTTTACGAGCTGTTTCCCCCATCTATAACAAACTATTCTGAAAATTTAATAAAAGGGTTAAAATTTGCTGATGGAAAAAATTTTTACCTTTTGAAACCCGATGTGACTTCTTGGTTGATCGACATGGATAAAGTAGAAGAAAAAGAAAAAGTCTTTTACATTTCGGAAGTTTTAGATGAAAATTTATCCGGTGTTTGGCAGTTCGGATTTGAAATATTAAATGGGGAAGAAATCCAAATTGAAGAAGAAATTCTGCGTTTAACCATCGAAATTCTTTCATTCTTGGGTATTAAAAACTTTTTTATTGACGTTAGTTCAATAAGGAGTTGGGAGCGGATTTTAAACACAGTCCCACAATACAGAGACCGAATTTTAAGGGCTGTGGAACTAAGAAATTTTGAGATCATTGAAAATCTTCCATTGGACGAAGAGATAAAAGTATCTATAGCCACTCTTTTCAATTATAGAGGAAAAGAAACAAATATTCCAAAACTAAACACCATAATTAAGAATCTTAATGACCCAAGATTATATATAGATCTTGGAACAATTAAATATATGAATTACTATGAGGATGTTGTATTTGAAATCTATTCACCAGATAATGGTTACCTTTTAGGTAACGGTGGTCAATACAAGATAAACGGCAAATATTCGTGTGGAATAGCTTTAAATTTGGATATTATAGGAGAGATGATGAGATGA
- a CDS encoding alpha-amylase family glycosyl hydrolase, with the protein MTFYELYLRSFYDSNGDGLGDLQGLKQKLDYLCDLGIDHVWLLPIMKSPAFHGYTVSNFFEVNPVYGDLKDLREALEEGHKKGIKFILDLPINHVAVTSEWFQRALRGEEPYKNWFIWANEKADLEEKRHWDESKIWQKIGDKYFYGIFGPASPDLNFESKELWEEIKRIFKFWLDNGFDGFRLDAAKHIFDFDLEKMRFHYQHEKNIEFWKDMVSYIRSIKKDALVISEVWDAPEIVRKYEGIFDIGFNFPLAEDLKMTIKNESPEDFVKTLKKCMKEYLPNGKVLSISGNFLTNHDMTRILSDLKDEKKVKLGFSILYTLPGIPFIYYGEETGMKGIPQDVNFTEDSQEPFHWYENGFGPGQTEWKGYKFNPPYSGESVEEQINQKNSILNTIKDLIRFRKSNPWIDDARIEILNFDQNMVKLRCYSQLNEFIAYYNLKSSKCSVLLENGEEILSIGNNETAQGYVELSPYGVYVMKKS; encoded by the coding sequence ATGACTTTTTATGAATTGTATTTACGCTCTTTTTACGATTCAAATGGCGACGGTCTTGGAGATTTACAGGGATTAAAACAAAAATTAGATTACCTGTGTGATTTGGGAATAGATCATGTCTGGCTGCTACCAATTATGAAATCTCCAGCCTTTCACGGTTATACAGTATCCAATTTTTTCGAGGTTAATCCTGTTTATGGGGATCTAAAAGATTTAAGAGAGGCATTAGAGGAGGGACACAAGAAAGGTATCAAATTTATCCTTGATCTTCCTATTAATCACGTGGCAGTTACATCAGAATGGTTTCAACGTGCACTTAGGGGAGAAGAGCCATACAAAAATTGGTTTATTTGGGCCAACGAAAAGGCTGATTTAGAAGAAAAAAGACATTGGGACGAAAGTAAAATCTGGCAAAAGATAGGTGACAAATATTTTTACGGCATTTTCGGTCCTGCATCACCTGACCTTAATTTTGAAAGCAAAGAATTATGGGAAGAGATAAAAAGAATTTTTAAATTTTGGTTAGACAATGGTTTTGATGGTTTTAGATTGGACGCAGCAAAACACATTTTTGATTTTGACCTTGAAAAGATGAGGTTCCATTACCAACATGAAAAAAATATTGAATTCTGGAAAGATATGGTTAGCTATATAAGATCGATAAAAAAAGATGCCTTAGTTATAAGTGAGGTATGGGATGCACCGGAAATTGTAAGAAAGTACGAAGGAATATTCGATATAGGCTTTAACTTCCCACTTGCAGAGGATTTAAAGATGACGATAAAAAACGAGTCCCCTGAAGACTTCGTAAAAACATTGAAAAAATGTATGAAAGAGTATCTACCAAATGGTAAGGTTCTATCAATATCAGGTAATTTCTTAACTAATCACGATATGACAAGAATTCTGTCTGACTTAAAAGATGAAAAGAAAGTAAAATTGGGTTTTTCAATTCTTTACACACTTCCTGGCATTCCTTTTATCTATTATGGTGAAGAAACAGGAATGAAAGGTATTCCGCAAGATGTTAATTTTACAGAAGACAGTCAAGAACCATTTCACTGGTATGAAAATGGTTTTGGACCTGGTCAAACAGAATGGAAAGGCTATAAATTCAACCCTCCATATTCAGGTGAATCTGTCGAAGAACAGATAAACCAAAAAAATTCTATTTTAAACACCATAAAAGATTTGATTCGATTTAGAAAGTCTAACCCCTGGATCGATGATGCACGAATTGAGATTTTGAATTTTGACCAAAATATGGTAAAATTAAGGTGTTATAGTCAATTAAATGAATTTATAGCTTATTATAACCTAAAATCTTCCAAATGCTCCGTTTTGCTTGAAAATGGAGAAGAAATATTGTCTATTGGAAACAACGAAACTGCCCAAGGTTATGTTGAACTTTCACCTTACGGTGTTTATGTAATGAAGAAAAGTTGA
- the hisD gene encoding histidinol dehydrogenase, which yields MELQSYVSQILEDIKNNGMPAVKKYSKQFDNYDGDIKLKVEEWDIDEEIPTQDKEVIERTIQRLENYHIKQKTEDILYSNEYNSTYGLINRPINRIGIYVPGGKPLPSSLLMVAIPATIAGVKEMLITSSPKDGVINPYIIYIAKKLGIKEVYKIGGIQAIAAMTYGIGMKKVDKIFGPGNQYVNEAKRQVFGEVGIDSLAGPSEICVIADETAKPEYILNDLLSQLEHGYESRSFLVTTSKELYEYCERKGIERYLFKSMEDCANKTNEIAPEHLEIMTKDPESVLPLIQNAGAIYLGDYTPVPAADYFLGVNHVLPTGGASRFSSVLNLSDFTKKISIAKVSKEELLKERYLGIRMAEIEGMYQHKKSMEVRK from the coding sequence ATGGAATTACAGAGCTATGTTTCACAGATATTGGAGGACATAAAAAACAACGGAATGCCTGCAGTAAAAAAGTATTCAAAACAATTCGATAATTACGATGGAGATATAAAATTAAAAGTTGAAGAATGGGATATCGACGAAGAAATTCCAACGCAAGATAAAGAAGTAATAGAAAGAACAATTCAAAGGTTAGAAAATTACCATATAAAACAAAAAACAGAGGATATTTTGTATTCCAATGAATACAACTCAACTTATGGACTAATTAATAGACCTATAAACAGGATAGGTATCTATGTTCCAGGAGGTAAACCCTTACCTTCGAGTTTGTTGATGGTAGCTATTCCAGCTACAATTGCAGGTGTAAAAGAAATGTTAATCACTTCCTCTCCAAAAGATGGGGTAATAAACCCTTATATTATCTATATAGCAAAAAAATTAGGAATAAAAGAAGTTTACAAAATTGGTGGAATTCAGGCTATAGCTGCTATGACATACGGCATCGGTATGAAGAAAGTAGATAAAATATTTGGTCCTGGAAATCAATATGTGAATGAAGCAAAACGACAGGTGTTTGGAGAAGTTGGAATAGACAGTTTGGCAGGGCCATCAGAAATCTGTGTGATAGCAGATGAGACAGCAAAACCAGAATACATTCTAAACGATTTACTCTCCCAACTTGAACATGGTTATGAATCTAGATCTTTCTTGGTCACTACTTCTAAAGAATTATATGAATATTGTGAAAGAAAGGGGATAGAGAGATATCTTTTCAAAAGTATGGAAGATTGTGCAAATAAAACTAATGAAATAGCACCCGAACATTTAGAAATAATGACAAAAGATCCTGAATCAGTATTACCTCTAATACAAAATGCCGGAGCTATTTATTTGGGAGATTACACACCTGTACCCGCAGCGGATTATTTCTTAGGAGTTAACCATGTACTGCCAACGGGTGGTGCATCACGTTTCTCATCGGTGTTGAACCTATCAGATTTTACAAAGAAAATATCCATCGCAAAAGTGAGTAAAGAAGAGCTACTAAAAGAGAGATACTTAGGCATAAGAATGGCTGAAATCGAAGGTATGTACCAACACAAAAAGTCTATGGAGGTGAGGAAATGA
- the hisH gene encoding imidazole glycerol phosphate synthase subunit HisH codes for MQKIVILNGGVGNFSNVQKAVGGIISNEINDITTADKIILPGVGSFGIVSNNILPLKDYILEHIDKNKPFLGICLGMQLLFESSEEDEGKGLSYLPGKVVKFKSMKVPHIGWNSVEFTKDSLIFRGIENGSFFYFVHSYYVTTEEKYIISCTKYESREKICRFASSIQKENVFGVQFHPEKSGEKGIKLLENFKKV; via the coding sequence GTGCAGAAAATAGTCATATTAAATGGAGGGGTTGGTAACTTTTCGAATGTCCAAAAAGCTGTCGGAGGCATTATTAGCAATGAAATAAATGACATAACAACAGCGGATAAAATCATACTACCCGGGGTAGGTTCTTTCGGAATAGTTTCAAACAATATATTACCTCTAAAAGATTATATCTTGGAACATATCGACAAAAACAAACCTTTTTTAGGTATCTGTTTAGGGATGCAACTGTTATTTGAAAGTAGCGAAGAAGATGAAGGCAAAGGACTTTCTTATTTACCTGGTAAAGTGGTTAAGTTTAAAAGCATGAAAGTACCTCACATAGGTTGGAACAGTGTTGAATTTACAAAAGATTCTCTGATTTTTCGAGGTATAGAAAATGGAAGCTTCTTCTATTTTGTACATTCTTATTACGTTACAACGGAAGAAAAATACATAATTTCATGCACTAAATATGAAAGCAGAGAAAAAATTTGTAGGTTCGCATCGAGCATACAAAAAGAAAACGTATTCGGAGTACAGTTCCACCCTGAAAAATCAGGTGAAAAAGGAATTAAATTATTAGAAAATTTTAAAAAAGTATAA
- a CDS encoding transglycosylase SLT domain-containing protein, protein MHKKRYSVILILLTFSLTMFSISPYVNVNSQEDVKEEITIKTVLFDFISSQYKLAVGKDMSQDRLHLLVSSIMEASKIFEISPLMIAAIIDTETNFKNIIGPYGEVGYMQIRPTTAQFVVNKYSELFESLNYTETNLDWIEDRLLVDPRYNILVGTAYLKYLMETHGDTYKALGWYNGGGNDYYANKVVYKINRIAIKYPII, encoded by the coding sequence ATGCATAAAAAAAGATATTCAGTTATTTTAATACTATTAACATTTTCACTGACCATGTTCTCTATATCCCCTTATGTAAACGTTAACAGTCAAGAGGATGTCAAAGAAGAAATAACGATCAAAACAGTTTTATTCGATTTTATTTCTTCACAATACAAACTTGCAGTTGGAAAGGATATGTCGCAAGACAGATTGCACTTGCTTGTTTCATCCATTATGGAGGCCTCAAAAATCTTTGAAATATCTCCGTTGATGATCGCAGCAATAATAGACACAGAAACAAATTTCAAAAATATTATTGGTCCTTACGGAGAAGTGGGTTATATGCAGATCAGGCCAACAACTGCACAGTTTGTAGTAAACAAATATTCTGAACTTTTTGAAAGCTTGAACTATACTGAAACAAATTTAGATTGGATCGAAGATAGGCTTTTAGTAGATCCAAGGTACAACATACTAGTTGGTACAGCCTATTTGAAGTATTTGATGGAGACTCATGGTGATACTTACAAAGCCTTAGGTTGGTACAATGGCGGTGGAAATGATTATTACGCGAATAAAGTAGTTTATAAAATAAACAGGATTGCCATTAAATATCCTATTATTTAA
- the hisIE gene encoding bifunctional phosphoribosyl-AMP cyclohydrolase/phosphoribosyl-ATP diphosphatase HisIE: MLDYKQIIDKLDWEKSNGLIPVIVQDLDGEVLTLGYMNKEALNKTLETRYVHYYSRSKERIRMKGETSGNYQKLKEVYVDCDNDTLLLKVDQTGPACHLGTKSCFRKIEQIDKVPESNIDYSLDFLNQLKEIIKDRKKNPKEGSYTTYLFNEGKEKIYKKFGEEAVEVLVAPNRERTIYETADMIYHLLVLLTYEGIDIAEVVQELKKRHSPEGGKQS, from the coding sequence ATGTTAGATTATAAACAAATAATAGACAAGTTGGATTGGGAAAAAAGCAATGGTCTGATACCTGTAATAGTTCAAGACCTTGATGGTGAGGTATTAACTTTAGGTTATATGAACAAAGAAGCTCTTAATAAAACTTTAGAAACCAGATATGTCCATTATTACTCTAGAAGCAAAGAAAGGATCAGAATGAAAGGAGAAACAAGCGGGAACTATCAAAAATTGAAAGAAGTGTACGTAGATTGTGATAACGACACATTGCTCTTAAAGGTTGATCAAACAGGACCAGCTTGTCACTTAGGAACGAAAAGTTGTTTTAGAAAAATCGAACAGATTGATAAAGTACCTGAATCTAATATAGATTACTCACTAGATTTTCTGAACCAATTAAAAGAAATTATAAAAGATAGGAAAAAGAACCCAAAAGAAGGATCTTACACAACTTATTTGTTTAACGAGGGAAAGGAAAAAATCTATAAAAAATTCGGAGAAGAAGCGGTTGAAGTTTTGGTTGCTCCAAATAGAGAAAGAACAATATACGAAACCGCTGATATGATTTATCATTTGTTGGTATTATTAACCTATGAAGGAATAGATATAGCAGAAGTTGTTCAAGAATTAAAAAAGAGACATTCCCCAGAGGGAGGTAAGCAAAGTTGA
- the hisA gene encoding 1-(5-phosphoribosyl)-5-((5-phosphoribosylamino)methylideneamino)imidazole-4-carboxamide isomerase, producing MKSINNIKIIPAIDLMNKKAVRLFKGSKNEIKEYGDPIEIAREFSKYVDLIHIVDLDGAFEGSVKNLDVVKQIIKKTGLKVELGGGLRTFDSIKNAYEIGVTYVIIGTAAFNLEFLEKVTSAFNNITISLDVESGTLKTKGWLENSQITLEDAFSIFKKYTKRFIYTDTSKDGTLEGVSLNIKRFWQDEELIYAGGVTKKEDLKKLENIGFDGAIIGKALYEGKINLEELRGEQ from the coding sequence GTGAAATCTATCAACAACATAAAAATAATACCCGCAATAGACTTGATGAATAAAAAAGCTGTAAGACTCTTTAAAGGTAGCAAAAATGAAATAAAAGAATATGGAGATCCCATAGAAATAGCCAGAGAATTTTCAAAATATGTCGATCTGATTCATATTGTTGACTTAGATGGTGCCTTTGAAGGCTCTGTAAAAAACTTAGATGTTGTAAAACAAATAATCAAAAAAACCGGGTTGAAAGTTGAACTGGGTGGAGGATTAAGAACTTTTGACAGCATAAAAAATGCCTACGAAATAGGTGTTACTTATGTGATCATAGGTACGGCAGCCTTTAACTTAGAATTTTTAGAAAAAGTCACCAGTGCTTTTAACAATATAACCATAAGTTTGGACGTTGAGAGCGGAACTTTAAAAACAAAAGGTTGGTTAGAAAACTCACAAATTACCTTAGAAGATGCTTTTTCTATCTTTAAAAAATACACCAAAAGATTCATTTATACAGACACAAGCAAGGATGGAACTTTAGAAGGTGTTTCTTTAAACATAAAAAGATTCTGGCAAGATGAGGAGTTAATTTATGCAGGAGGTGTAACTAAAAAAGAAGATTTAAAAAAATTGGAAAATATAGGTTTCGATGGGGCTATAATAGGAAAAGCTCTTTACGAAGGTAAAATCAATCTGGAGGAGTTAAGAGGTGAACAATAA